A window of Ficedula albicollis isolate OC2 chromosome 19, FicAlb1.5, whole genome shotgun sequence genomic DNA:
TATGAAATGCAACACCCACTATCATTACAAAAGTACTAAGGCCTGGACTGATCTCTTGCTTTGTAAAGCTGTAATAGCTTTTGAACACCAAATAGGAGAAAGACCAGCCCAAGCAGTTTGGAGCACCCCATCACTGCATTAATGATAATGCTAGATCTCTTGCTTTGTAAAGCTGTAATAGCTTTACACCAAATAGGAGACAAGCCCAAGCAGTTTGAAGCACCCCATCACTGCATTAATGACAATGCTGATTAGAAACATCCATCATCTTTTACCCCTAAGTAACAGCTTGACGATGGCACATACATAGATAGAAACATCCATCATCTTTTACCCCTAAGTAACAGCTTGATGATGGGACATacatagaaaaaagaaattagcagAGATGAGTGCTGGGGAAGGATCGGGTGTCCCCAGGCCATCATGGAGGTGTCTGCTCTGGATGCTCAAAGCAAGCCCATTcacatgcagaagaaaagcagagaacagtATTTTAACGGGTGCTTTAAGTGGCCTTTCTTGCCAACAAATGTAATTAACTCCTCTGTTTAGAGGAGCTCAACTGCAACCAGGCTTTGAAGTTAACACCTCCTTGAGAGGACATGGGATGggagtattttttattttcctgttgttcCTATTGTTTCACTGAGGCCTGCCTTTCACAGCAAGTGAGAATGGGAGAGCTGATCAGTCTTGCTGGCAGCACAATTGCTTTTCCACAAGTTCAGACTGACAAAAACAGAGGCAAACAGAAGTCTAGGgaatatttgcaaaattaagaaaaatatcacCGAGGATTTTCTTACATGTTATGCCTTGGGATTTAAGTCGCAAGCAGACACAAAAAATGAGACTAAAAAGTCTGCTTTAATGCTGAAATAAACTGAGCAGAAGAGAGAGGACCCAGATAAAATCGATTGATGAACACTGTTCTCAAGAATACTAGAGCTTGAAATGTTAACATCTTGAGAGGGAGATGacctggaaaaaatatttggagttattatttttaaatgactgGGCTTGTTATTACTACAAGAAGGCATTCGAGTTTGTGCTATACGGAGTTTGTGAAGGGGTAATTCAATAACTTTGCAGAGGGTGAAAACAGCAAATTTGCCAAAATACCAAAAGCCAAATACACACCttctgcagcagaggggagcaAGATATTATCCCTAAATGCATGTGGaatattaaagaaagaaagcatGATCGCCTTGCTCCCTTCAGGGTAGAGgggtgcagggagagggaaggtgtCAAAAACAGGAACTGCCCCAGTGTTGGTCAAGAGTGAGTAAAAAACACTGTGACAAAAGGGAACACACAACCAGGCTCCTGCTAACACTGAGCCAACACCAAAAGCCAAGAACTGCCCCAAGTCCTCAGAGCTTCTGAGGCTGAGGCTAAAGCAGAAAGCAAGCCATCCCACAggcttccctcccctctcttcGTTCCCATTTTGAAGCATCTGTATCGTGTTTGAGTCATTTCAATCtcaaaaaataggaaaaaagggagCTGAACTACAAAGGAGTCCATGAAAGCAATAAAATCATCTGAAAGATGTGGCCTACAAAGACAAGGAGAGAATTCAATCTGCAGCTTACAGAGGAGCTGATAAGAAAAGACTGGTCTTGCTGTTGCCATAATACTCAAGGGCAGGGAAAAAGTGTTTGTGGGGcacacttaaaaaataaatcacaccTACAGCTGtaggaataattttttcttccttcaaagCCATGATTTCATGGTCTGATCTGCCCAGGGGAGAAGCTGCAACACTTTGGTGGCAGAGGTGTGAGTACAGACTATGAAGCCTTCACAGTAACAGAATATCACCTGCTACAGCtggaacagagcagctgaatCTACACATTTAACTCCTTCCAATGCAGAGTGGCTTATGAGGACCTGCTAAGTATCATCCCTATCAACATCACTCATGCTTGTCCAcaggaacaggaaaacaaatacCTCTTAACATTAATTAATCAACTCTTTGAGTAACTTCCCCAGACCATTATTGCCATGAGAGCAtatgcaagcaaaaaaaaaaaaaaaaaaaaaaggggggcccccccccccccccccccccccccccccccccccccccccccccccccccccccccccccccccccccccccccccccccccccccccccccccccccccccccccccccccccccccccccccccccccccccccccccccccccccccccccccccccccccccccccccccccccccccccccccccccccccccccccccccccccccccccccccccccccccccccccccccccccccccccccccccccccccccccccccccccccccccccccccccccccccccccccccccccccccccccccccccccccccccccccccccccccccccccccccccccccccccccccccccccccccccccccccccccccccccccccccccccccccccccccccccccccccccccccccccccccccccccccccccccccccccccccccccccccccccccccccccccccccccccccccccccccccccccccccccccccccccccccccccccccccccccccccccccccccccccccccccccccccccccccccccccccccccccccccccccccccccccccccccccccccccccccccccccccccccccccccccccccccccccccccccccccccccccccccccccccccccccccccccccccccccccccccccccccccccccccccccccccccccccccccccccccccccccccccccccccccccccccccccccccccccccccccccccccccccccccccccccccccccccccccccccccccccccccccccccccccccccccaaaaaaaaaaaaaaaaaaaaggggggggcAATTTTTCAAACAATTAAAATTGCTGGAAAGAACATACCATGTTAGAATATTGCACttataaacataaaatttaaaaaaagagaacgCCTTTAGGCAGCGAGTTAAGCCATTACCTTTAGTGTGATATAGAATAGCAGCCCTCAGGTCAAAAGAACCCCAGCTATCTTTCCTTTCTAGGCCTCTCTGGTACCTCTGTTCTTTGGCGGAGGCTAGCAAATTGTTCGTAGGAGAGGCCAGAGGATTCTCTACTTCATAGTCTTTTGAAAGAAACACTAAAGCACCTTGGCTACCGGTGTCTGCCTTTTGTAGGTCACCTGTGTGATGCGACTCCAAAGCTAAGACACCACCCTCAACAGCAGTCCCAGGCTTAAGAATAGCACTAAGAATTTGAGGGCTAGTCCGTTTATCCAGCTCATAAGCCTTAGGAAACACAGGTTGTTCAGTTCCTGAGGGAATGATTTCAGCACACTGTGAAACCAAAGTGGCAGGATATTCCCCTTGAAATGTCACTTCCATTAACTGATTATCTGCAGATTTCCCCACAACGGTTTCAGGTCCAGCACTGGGCTCATTTATGAAAGACAAGCCCCACTGATTCTGGAAGATATCCCCCAGGTTCTGCTGATTCGTCTGCGAAGGGAAATCGACTTGcgctgtccccaggagcacagtTTGCATATTTGAAGGATAGATAAAAAGGCCAGATTTCTTTTGTTCGAGCGTTGTCGAAGTTGTACTCGTGTCCTGGGGTACTACTGACTCAGAGGAGGTCGATGGTACAGTACTAGCAGCAGTGGAGAGCAGTGGCTGGGCCCCCGGGGAATACACACTGCCATCGCTCCCTGCCAGGATCGGCCCGTTGGAGAAGCTGGCAGAAGTGACAGATTTCATAGCAGACATGGGGACTTGGGACAGTCGACTTGATGTCTGGGCCTGAGTTTCCCCAGCAGATGATGAAGAGGACGAGGATGACGTGGATGGGGTTTGAGCTGCTTTGTTGAGGTTTTCTTTAACTTTACTTGCATAACTAATTTTGGGAACAATTTTAGCACTGCTATTGTCCACTGGAAAAACTGGGGGTGGTTTAAATAAGGTCCATGAGTCCTCTTTAGACGTAGCCGACGATGCGTGCTTCCCTTTGGGCCGGTCATCAAACTTCTTGCTGCTAATCCCAGGTTTGGCATCAGAGTTTTTCCTCGGTACATCCCCGAGCCCAGGCTTTCCCCGGCCTgctccaccagccccagcctcgTATTTCCAAACAGGCTTAGTATTTTCAATTCGGTTCCCCTTTTGTTCACTATAATCAGGCTTGAAACTGTCAAGTTCCTGCTTCAAGGTTGGTGCGCTGACCTCCTGCTGCATTATTTTGTCCTGTACTAGATTCAAGTTCTCACAACCCTTGGCGCTGTTGCGCCTGCCTTTCCGTTTTTTAGGCGTAGTATATCCACTCTCGGAGCCACTACCATCGTTGTCGGCCCCTTTGCCTACGTAGCCATTTGTGATGTAGCTGGAATTATTGGTCACCACGCCGTTTGGAATAGACACTCCCTCTGGCTTGTCTGAGGACtggttttctctgtgtttgttttcGTAGGACTTCTCATTCTTTTTGTCCATGCTATTTTTCTGAATGAAGTTCTTGGTTTTGATTCCAGCTTTCCCCAAAGTGCTGGCCTTCACAGGCTGCTTTGGGGTGGCATTAGAATCTACgagctgctggctgccattGGGTACCCTGGATCCTGGGGTGGTGGCTTCATCAGAGCACAGGCCCTTTAGTGATACTTCTCGCTCTCCTGCGTTACCATTTAGCTCTCCGTAGCCTAGAGGGAAGCcaaaaacagcaaaaggcaAGAATTAGAATGTGAAATGTTAGACTTGTCATTGCAGAAAGCTGTAGTCAGCCCCAAACATATCCAGTTTCCTCatgcagacattttaaaataggaaaatatcTAGTCTCTGAGGTAAAGCTGCATACATTTATTTGCTGGAAGACACAGAGAGAAGGGTTAAGTGGGAAGGACCAGCAGTGACTGACTCTCGCATAACTGAGGGACATACAGATAacacaacaaagcaaaagaaaatacagttattATGCCAGAAAAATATACTGTACTGAAGATCACTGGCAAGCCAGAGAGCTATTTCATCAGCTACTATTTCCAggtcacagaaaggaaaaacttaATTCCCAGGATGCTTCAAGACAGCCTTTGTGACAAGATCAGTGGAGGTTCAGGATACATCATGTGAACAAGGGACAACTGCTACCATCTCCatcagctcctggccctgcaacACCAGCAgtcctccttcccaccctcctcCCAAATGCCATCTCAGTAaaggggtggggaaaaaaaaagtatttccaaaaGGACATGTGCAAATCCAGTTGGAAGATGGAGGGAAGAAAATTTGACCACATCTCCTCACTGCATTTCAAGATAGCGACCAGCACCTCCCTACACGTGCTCCTTAGCCCTGAAAAGGTGATGAAATTGAGAAAAACTGCATCCCTGCAAGCGCCCTTCTGCTGCCACCACCAATGGGTCTCTTACCCTCtgaaaaaatagtatttcagaGTCTCCAGGAGAGGTGGTATGAGCCTGAGACTCAAGAAATACAGTATTCACTGAGGGCTCCAAGTCATTAAAGCATGAGATTGTGCTACAGACGCAgctctcctttttcctgctgaagCTCACTTCCAGGCCTTATGGTTCTGGGAGTGCAATtcaagcagagctggaagccCAGGACAGTCCACACTGAACCACGTCAactcctttgctttttcctttttaaatatctCTGGCCAGAAGCCTGATGCTTTCGAGGACCCTGGCTAAAGCCCCAAGAGAAGCACTGGAGCCCCAGTGGGAGACAGGGAGAGCACATGGTGCCCTGCTCAGCAAATCCActccagctgcagacagagcagagggatccctcctcctgcacccGCTGCTCCTCTGACTCATCCGtcctccttccccaggctggAAAGCCTCACATCCCCCACAACCACTGACCCACCTAAGGCTCCATCTGCAGCCACGGTGGCACCGAGTCAGCACAGAGAGGGAGTCCCTCAACAACTGGAGCGGGCAGAGCTCCAGCTTGGAAGAagaatgtttttgttgttgccgATGTTGTTGAAATTAACTGCTGTAACTAAAAAATCATTGTTACCCTCACATCCTGGAGCCTCAGATGTCTGGCAGATGTAACAGCTCAAGTTCTGTGCAAGTCGGGAACACAAGAATCCTTGTAGGAATCTTTACAGAAATTCCACAACTGAGTTTGCCGAGCAGGATCAAAAAGGATTTTACTACATGCAAGTATCTGTAACCACCACAACTTCCACTATAACTTTCAAATatgttgttaaaaaaattaaccatAAATACTTCACCCCAGAGAGAACTAGAACGGTGGGATCCTCCAAAATTAAGTATTTCAGAATAGCCTGAAGAGGAAGCCCTCTCAAGAGCAGTGTGTTACAGCTGACCTTGCATGACTCAAGACTTCTGACACCACTTgttaatgaaacaaaacaataaGAGCGGTCATAAGACCATTGCAGATGAGGagtgaaagaataaaatgaagaacaaaatccATTTCAGTAAGTCAGTGTGTCAGCAGTTTCTAGTTCCAATTCTCAAGCAttcacagctcagctgcctgaGTTTTCTCCAAATCAACATTTGGCACAGCTGGCCTTGGCCTGGACACAGAGGTGCAGCAACCAAGATttagggagaggaaaaaaaccaggatgGTAATAACAGGTGAAAATCTGGCAAGCTCATGAAGCgtttgggagctgggaagggaggggtGCCAACCGAGGCACATATTAAAACCCTGGGCACGCTACAAACAGTGAAATGACTTCTCAACTTATTTTTGCCCGGTAACTTATTTTAGCGTGTGCCCCAGGTCCCTCCCGgcctgcccaggctgcacaTGTTGTACTACCGACCCCGCTCCGCTGCTGTCAGGTCCCCCTCCCACCTCGTtatgtaaaaggaaaattcaagggaaggaaaagaaaaaaaatgtacgCGGCACTCCGGGCGGCTGGTGGCCACGCACTCGCTTTGACCCCGCACAAACCCCCCCGAAGGGACCGCTGGagccggggccccccccccccccccccccccccccccccccccccccccccccccccccccccccccccccccccccccccccccccccccccccccccccccccccccccccccccccccccccccccccccccccccccccccccccccccccccccccccccccccccccccccccccccccccccccccccccccccccccccccccccccccccccccccccccccccccccccccccccccccccccccccccccccccccccccccccccccccccccccccccccccccccccccccccccccccccccccccccccccccccccccccccccccccccccccccccccccccccccccccccccccccccccccccccccccccccccccccccccccccccccccccccccccccccccccccccccccccccccccccccccccccccccccccccccccccccccccccccccccccccccccccccccccccccccccccccccccccccccccccccccccccccccccccccccccccccccccccccccccccccccccccccccccccccccccccccccccccccccccccccccccccccccccccccccccccccccccccccccccccccccccccccccccccccccccccccccccccccccccccccccccccccccccccccccccccccccccccccccccccccccccccccccccccccccccccccccccccccccccccccccccccccccccccccccccccccccccccccccccccccccccccccccccccccccccccccccccccccccccccccccccccccccccccccccccccccccccccccccccccccccccccccccccccccccccccccccccccccccccccccccccccccccccccccccccccccccccccccccccccccccccccccccccccccccccccccccccccccccccccccccccccccccccccccccccccccccccccccccccccccccccccccccccccccccccccccccccccccccccccccccccccccccccccccccccccccccccccccccccccccccccccccccccccccccccccccccccccccccccccccccccccccccccccccccccccccccccccccccccccccccccccccccccccccccccccccccccccccccccccccccccccccccccccccccccccccccccccccccccccccccccccccccccccccccccccccccccccccccccccccccccccccccccccccccccccccccccccccccccccccccccccccccccccccccccccccccccccccccccccccccccccccccccccccccccccccccccccccccccccccccccccccccccc
This region includes:
- the NUFIP2 gene encoding nuclear fragile X mental retardation-interacting protein 2 translates to MTYYGIRDNWSYKGLTEPLVSSRIQEGSKGLDTLNSKCSGAISRRSKSTASSDRCNSLCYGELNGNAGEREVSLKGLCSDEATTPGSRVPNGSQQLVDSNATPKQPVKASTLGKAGIKTKNFIQKNSMDKKNEKSYENKHRENQSSDKPEGVSIPNGVVTNNSSYITNGYVGKGADNDGSGSESGYTTPKKRKGRRNSAKGCENLNLVQDKIMQQEVSAPTLKQELDSFKPDYSEQKGNRIENTKPVWKYEAGAGGAGRGKPGLGDVPRKNSDAKPGISSKKFDDRPKGKHASSATSKEDSWTLFKPPPVFPVDNSSAKIVPKISYASKVKENLNKAAQTPSTSSSSSSSSAGETQAQTSSRLSQVPMSAMKSVTSASFSNGPILAGSDGSVYSPGAQPLLSTAASTVPSTSSESVVPQDTSTTSTTLEQKKSGLFIYPSNMQTVLLGTAQVDFPSQTNQQNLGDIFQNQWGLSFINEPSAGPETVVGKSADNQLMEVTFQGEYPATLVSQCAEIIPSGTEQPVFPKAYELDKRTSPQILSAILKPGTAVEGGVLALESHHTGDLQKADTGSQGALVFLSKDYEVENPLASPTNNLLASAKEQRYQRGLERKDSWGSFDLRAAILYHTKEMEAVWNLQKQDPKRIITYDEAMDRPDQ